TTGGCTTCCATCGCGGCTTGGCGCAACGCTTCCGCCCAATCGGGGTCGTTGAAATTGACCCATTGTTTGACGGCGTTGAGTAAACTGTCCGCGAAGACTTGCAGGCAAAGCCGTGATGCCACTTCGCCGGCTGCGTGTCCACCCATACCGTCGGCGACCGCTAAAAGCGCCAGCGTCTCCGTGCGGTCTAGATGACACCGTTCCACTTGCAGCACCCAATAACTGTCCTCGTTGTGTTCCCGCCGGCGCCCCACATCGGTCGCGCTGGCAACCGTTAAGCGCAAAGTTGGAGGGGCATGCAGTTCCGTCAACAAATGGGCTATCGTTTCAGCGATTTGCTGCCAGTCGTTGGCAGACGCCAACAAATTCTCCACGCGTTGCGCCAAAGGTGCAGCGCCCACACCCATTAACCAGCGACGCACAGCGTCCTGAAACGCTTCCCGAACAGGTGCCCAGTCGCCGGGCTCTGGGCGGAGAGCGTCGCTTACAAGGAACGGCGTTCCGTCATCGGTAAAAATGACCGCTTCCGTCAAAGGGCGCGAAAGGCTTACGCCTTTTGCGTTCAGGAGAGCGAACACCTCAGCGATATCGCGCGCCCATGCCAGCGCCGTGTCGGCGTCATCGGCTTCCACTTGTGCCAGCGGTGTCCCGTCAATTGCGGGGAAAACGGCGTAATGGCGTTCATCGTAAGGCGTTGCGGTGAACAAAGCCAACGGTGCTGCTATACGGGGGTGATGCAACTCTTTGTCAAAGAGCGCTCGTTCCGCCTGCAGCGCTGTCGGCGTCGCCGCTTCCCGCAAACGCACAAAGAAGGGGACAGCCTCGGCGGCACTTAACTCACCCCCGCACTGCTCACAAAAGTTGCTGTCAGAAGGGTTCATGGTGTGGCAGACAGGGCAGCGTTTACGGGGGGTCGTTTCAACGGCGTGATATTCATTGACCCCGTCGCGCGCGCCGAGAAAAGCCAGAATTTCGTAGCGCCGTTCGTTCAAAAGTGTTCCTTCAGGCAACGGTGGCGGGGGTTCAGGTGGTGTTACTGGTTCCACCGCCCCCCCGTCGGTTAGCGTTTCCGCGTTTGGCGCTATTCCTGCCCCATCGGTGGCGGTTGCATTTAAGCCTGTCCCACACCGCGCGCAAAAGCGCGCCTCTAAGCGGTTCTCTGCCCCACACTGTGGGCA
The DNA window shown above is from bacterium HR17 and carries:
- the stp gene encoding Serine/threonine phosphatase stp encodes the protein MASGQTLCPQCGAENRLEARFCARCGTGLNATATDGAGIAPNAETLTDGGAVEPVTPPEPPPPLPEGTLLNERRYEILAFLGARDGVNEYHAVETTPRKRCPVCHTMNPSDSNFCEQCGGELSAAEAVPFFVRLREAATPTALQAERALFDKELHHPRIAAPLALFTATPYDERHYAVFPAIDGTPLAQVEADDADTALAWARDIAEVFALLNAKGVSLSRPLTEAVIFTDDGTPFLVSDALRPEPGDWAPVREAFQDAVRRWLMGVGAAPLAQRVENLLASANDWQQIAETIAHLLTELHAPPTLRLTVASATDVGRRREHNEDSYWVLQVERCHLDRTETLALLAVADGMGGHAAGEVASRLCLQVFADSLLNAVKQWVNFNDPDWAEALRQAAMEANRQVFAEAQTMRNNMGTTLVAAVVCHSRALFANVGDSRGYIVRDGSLKQVTKDHSYVQQLVDLGMLTPEQARHHPQGNIITRAIGIDPAVEVDIFEIALQKGDIILLCSDGLVDMVDDADIERVLLSEPDLELAAARLVQLANAAGGDDNITVVIARADAV